The Caldisericum exile AZM16c01 region TCAACATTAAAGTGTCCTGCATTCGTTAGAATTGCGCCGTCTTTCAAAAGTTCAAAATGTCTTGAATCAATTACATTTGTGTTGCCAGTTGTTGTAACAAAAATGTCGCCAACTTTTGCAGCGTTTTTCATTTCCATTACATCAAAGCCATCCATGTATGCTTCGATTGCTTTTATTGGGTCTACCTCTGTTACAATAACTCTTGCACCCAGTCCCCGCGCTCTCATTGCAACACCCTTTCCAACCCATCCATATCCTACAACAACAACATTTTTTCCTGCAATATTAAGGTTTGTTGTTCTCATTATAGCATCCCAAGTGGATTGACCTGTCCCGTATCTGTTGTCAAAGAGGTGCTTACATTTTCCATTATTTACCGCAATTACAGGAAATTTAAGAAGCTTTGCATTTTCAAGTGCTTTGTTTCTTATAACACCTGTTGTTGTCTCCTCACATGCGCCGATCACATTTTTAAGCAGTTCTTTTCTTTCGTAGTGTAGAAGATGAACTAAATCGCCACCATCATCAATAACAATGTGAGGCTTTACATCAAGAGTTTTGTTAATATTCTCAAGGTGCTCACTTTCTTGCTCCCCTCTTCTTGCAAAGACGGGAATTCCAAAGTTTCTTAAAGCATCTGCAACATCGTCCTGTGTTGTAAGAGGATTTGATCCTGAAACGTAGATATTTGCTCCGCCAATCTTTAAAACTTTTGCAAGGTTTGCTGTTTTTGCTTCAAGATGAATTGAAAGTGCGATATTAATGCCCTTGAAAGGTTTCCTTTTTTCAAAATCGTCTTTTATTTTTTGAAGAATTTTCATGTGGGTAAATGCCCACTCTAACTTTTTTTCTCCTTCGTTCATTTTCTCACCTCTAAATGATTTTACTTTGTAAATTTGCAGCCTTAACAGTATTTCTAAAAAGCATAAGAGTCGTTAGAACTCCAATTCCACCTGGAACCGGTGTTATATAACTTGCAATGGCTTTTACGCTATCAAAGTCAACATCTCCTACGAGTTTTCCATCAATTTTGTTTATACCTGCGTCAATTACAACGGCACCGGGTTTTACATAATTTCTGTCAATGAGTTTTGGCTTTCCAACAGATACAACAAGAATATCTGCCAAATTTGTTATGTCTTTTAGGTTTCGAGTTTTTGAGTGACAGATTGTAACAGTTGCGTTTTCCTGCAAAAGGAGTGCTGCTGTTGGTTTTCCTACTATATTACTTCTTCCAATTACAACTGCGTGTTTCCCTTCAATCGATACAACTGATTTTATTGCTGTAAGTATGGCTTGTGCTGTTGCAGGTTGAAAAGGAGTGGTTCCTTCGAATAGTTTTCCAAAGTTAATTGGGTGAAAACCATCAACATCTTTTTCTGGGGAAATTGTTTCAATTACTTTTGTTTTGTTTATTTGTTGTGGGAGTGGAAGTTCAATCAAAATACCATGAATGTCTTTTCTCAAGTTGAGGTTTTTAATGTTATAGAGAAGTTCTTCTTCTGAGATATCGGATGCAAGTTTGTGGTGCTCAACATAAATGCCAAGATTTTCTCCCTCTCTTCTTATGTTTTTTGCATAACTTTCAGATGCCTTTTCTTCGCCAACTTGGATAACTGCAAGGGCAGGATTAATTAGTCTTTTCTTCAATTCCTCAACGTTAGTTTTAATTTCATTTTGCAGTCTTAATGCAATCTCTTTTCCATCCAAAATCATCTTTAAAACCTCCTTTGTTTTAATAATACAAATTTGATTATTTTTTTCAAGTATTCAATATAATATATTGAAAATGGAAGAAAAACACATAGCGGAAATTATCTCAATTGATGGACTGGAAATTTTTGCACAGCCAAGGGAAAGAGCGACTATTCAAGTTGGCACTCTTTTGAAGACAACGAAGATTAATAATCTTGTTTTCATTGTGCTTGATGACCTCTATGCGAATTTGATTCCTGGTGGAAGCCACGAAGCTTATGGTATCGAAGAGGATAAACTTTACGAAGAATACCCACATGTAGGCGAATACCTGAGATATCTTATCAAATTATATCCACTTGCAGAGTTTGATAAAGAGCGGTATTTCCCTTTCACTAAATCACCTGTTATGAATGCACTACTATATGAGGTAAGTTATAAAGAGATGGAAAGAATTTTTGAAAATAGATTTGTTATGCTTGAACTTGCAAGGATTGACACCAATAGATTTCCAAAAAGAAACAAGGCTATTATAAATCTATTGAGGAATTACCTTTCCGAATTTGATGCAGACGGAAAAATTGAAAAATTGAAGGATATTACGCTGAGTCTTTCAACTGCATTCAGAAAGGATTATGTTTCTCTTATGGAAATTGTAAGAGGAGTGAAGATTAATGAGTAGGGACTCAGAAAATTATCTTGGGTATATTACATCTGGTTCCTTTGGAGAAGGTCTTACTTTTAAGTTAAGCACGTATGTAAATCCCGAAAATGTAAGAATAGGGGATTTTGTTGTAGTTGAAGGAAAAAATATGGACTACCTTTGTGTTGTTGATGATATTAGACTTAAGGCAACAACAGATGAAGTGTTTTTTGATCCACCAGTTGATGAAAATATCGATAATGGTATTGAAAAACTTGCTTCCTCATCGTTTGTGTATAATGAAATTTCCATTTTTCCGTATTTATCTCTTCCTAAGGATCCTTACTTATATGGCACAACCGTAAAAACAATGCCTACGCATTTTTCAAAGGTTCGAAGTGCGCATTCAACAGATTTTCAGAGAATTATCCCACAAAAGAGCGCTTTTTACATAGGGACACCTTTAACTTCCAAGGAGCAACTTTACATAGATCTTGAAAAACTTTCTATGAGAAATTCTGGGCTCTTTGGCATTACTGGATCAGGAAAATCCTTTTTTGCAAGAATAATTTTTGCAGGTCTTATCAAGAATAAAATTTCTACATTGCTTATCTTTGATATGCACAATGAACATGGAAGAAGTATTAGAAGCGAAAATGGAACAAGCATTGATTCTCTTGCAAGTTTGTTTTTAGGGTCTGTTAAGATTTTTGATGTATCCACTTCAAATAAAGATGCTAATAATTACATAGAAATCTCTTATGAAGATGTTGAACCTGAAGATGTTTTACTTGTGTCTGACATACTGAAATTTTCTCCTAAGTCAGATGAAACACTTGAAATTGTTTCAAGAAAGCGGAAGGACTGGCTTAAATTTCTCTTGGATGAATATCCAAATGTGTCTGATAAAAAGAGCGTTGCAGATGAACTTTCTGTTAATTTGGAATCTCTCGATGCGCTTTCAAGACATATTCAAAGGTTGAAAAATCTCAAATTTCTTAAAGATGTGAAGTCAAATGATTCAATAAGAGGAATTATTGAAAATCTCAAAAATGGAATAAGCGTTGTTGTGCAATTTTCTGGCGATTACAAAGATGATAGACTTACATACTATTTTGTTTCAAATATCATTACAAGAAGAATTTTTAATGAGTTTTCCGAATTAACAGAAGATATGCGGAAAAATCGTGTGGTTATTGCAATTGAGGAGGCGCACAAATTCCTTTCAAAACAGTATCAGTCAAACAACATCTTTGGACGTATTGCAAGAGAAATGAGAAAATTTAATGTGACACTTTTTATTATAGATCAAAGACCAAGCGAAATTGATCCAGAGGTTCTTTCTCAAATTGGAACACGTCTTGTAATGGAATTAAAAGATGAGAACGACATTAATGCAGTTTTCCAAGGAGCATCGCACGCCAAAAGGCTTATAAAAATTCTATCAACATTAGAACAAAAACAGGCGCTTGTTTTTGGATATGCAGTGCCATTACCATTGCCAATCAATGTAAGGTCTTACGACGAAGAGTTTATTAAAGAAATGAAAGAAGAAAAACATAAGAGAAACGCAAAAGACGATATTTATTAATTTAGGAGGTAAATTATGTATCCAGTACTAATAAGAATCGGAAATTTTGAGTTGAGAACTTATGGAGTAATCGTTGCAATTGCTGCGATTGTAGGAATATTAACAGCACTTCGCTACGTGAAAGATAGAGGTATCGATGAGGATACTTTCCTTAATGTAGTCATATGGGCACTCGTTGGGGGAATCTTAGGTGCAAGAGTTTTCTGGGTGTTTGTTTCACCTTATCTTTCAACGTTTCTTAAACATCCATTTACAATTATTGCATTCTGGGAAGGTGGTCTGTCTTTTGAAGGAATGATTTTAGGAGGACTACTTGCAATTGTAATTGTAGCAAACTTTTATAAAATATCGCTAAAAAAAGTTCTCGATGCAGGGGCGCTTGGTGTTGCAATAGGGTACGGAATTGGTAAATTTGCTTGTTTCTTCAACGGTTGTTGTTATGGATTGCCAGTTCCTTCATGGTGGCCAAAATTTTTTCCATTCTCACTTGTTTTTACTAACATAAAGTCTCAGTGTGATCTTCTCAATACTCCACTTTATCCTGCACAACTTCTTAATGCCCTTAGTGGATGGCTTACATTTTTTGCTTTGATATACATTTTAAAGAAGAACAAGAATCTTTACGATGGTAAATTATTTGCCTATTTTGGGTATATCTTTTCTCCAATGTTATTCCTTATTGAGTTTATCCGTTATATCCCTAACAAATTTTTAGGACTTACACCTAACCAGTGGTTCTCAATTGGTTTTGTAGTTTTTGCATTCATTTTTGACTTATACAACAGAAAAACACCTAAAACTGAGGTTCAAGAACAATAATTTCACTCTGAGGTAGTTTTTCTTTGGTAACCTCAATTTCGTTTAGGGTTTTAAAGTTAATACCCTTTGTAAATTCTTCAAGAGGAAGAATATTTAATGTAGAACCTTTTAATCGGTAGTGCATAGGAATTGCAATATTAGGCTTGAATTCATAAATGATTTCCTTTGCTTCATTTGGTCCAATTGTGTAAACTGAACCCACAGGGATGAGGAATATATGAATCCCCTTTATAAATTCTTTTTGTGCTTCATCAAATCTTTTATCTCCCAAGTCACCAAAATGAATTATAGAAATTCCCTCGGATGTAATCTTGAAAAGATGAATTACGCCTCTTTCAAGTCCGTTCTTAGTGTCGTGGTAGGCTTTGATGCTTTCAAATTTCGCGCCGTTAATTTCTTCATTTACTCTTCCTCTTAAAACAGTTTTATATTTTGGTACATATTTAATAGCATTGTGGTCAAAGTGCTCATGGGAGACGGTTATAACATCTACTTCTGGAAATTTGACAGGATATCCCATAGATGGGTCATAAGGGTCGGTAAGGATTTTAATACCATTTGTTTCAATCAAGAAACTCGAATGACCGTAATACCTAATCTTCATCTTTACCACCTCCTTATAAATTATACTCCTTATTGTTGTATTGTATATTCATTTGTAGCACCTTTTGTATATTTTTAGTTTGTTTTTGTGTATAATAGTGAAAGAAAATTTGTAAGAAAAAGGAATGAAATAAATTTAAGTGAGCATAATTTTTGTATATTATGAAACAGAGACTTATTGGCAATGAGTTTTATATTATTTGATACGCTAACTTTAACGAAAGTCAATAACCCCGCAGAACAAGACATTCTCACAAATTTCTATAACTCTATGTCTTCCTATGCAAATGTTCTATACAAAAATGAGTCTACCCTTAAGATTTGGATTGTACCTGAAGATAATAACTACGTTCCAGATGGGTTTCAAAATGCAAACACAAAATACGGGAAAA contains the following coding sequences:
- a CDS encoding bifunctional methylenetetrahydrofolate dehydrogenase/methenyltetrahydrofolate cyclohydrolase → MILDGKEIALRLQNEIKTNVEELKKRLINPALAVIQVGEEKASESYAKNIRREGENLGIYVEHHKLASDISEEELLYNIKNLNLRKDIHGILIELPLPQQINKTKVIETISPEKDVDGFHPINFGKLFEGTTPFQPATAQAILTAIKSVVSIEGKHAVVIGRSNIVGKPTAALLLQENATVTICHSKTRNLKDITNLADILVVSVGKPKLIDRNYVKPGAVVIDAGINKIDGKLVGDVDFDSVKAIASYITPVPGGIGVLTTLMLFRNTVKAANLQSKII
- a CDS encoding MBL fold metallo-hydrolase gives rise to the protein MKIRYYGHSSFLIETNGIKILTDPYDPSMGYPVKFPEVDVITVSHEHFDHNAIKYVPKYKTVLRGRVNEEINGAKFESIKAYHDTKNGLERGVIHLFKITSEGISIIHFGDLGDKRFDEAQKEFIKGIHIFLIPVGSVYTIGPNEAKEIIYEFKPNIAIPMHYRLKGSTLNILPLEEFTKGINFKTLNEIEVTKEKLPQSEIIVLEPQF
- the lgt gene encoding prolipoprotein diacylglyceryl transferase, with the protein product MYPVLIRIGNFELRTYGVIVAIAAIVGILTALRYVKDRGIDEDTFLNVVIWALVGGILGARVFWVFVSPYLSTFLKHPFTIIAFWEGGLSFEGMILGGLLAIVIVANFYKISLKKVLDAGALGVAIGYGIGKFACFFNGCCYGLPVPSWWPKFFPFSLVFTNIKSQCDLLNTPLYPAQLLNALSGWLTFFALIYILKKNKNLYDGKLFAYFGYIFSPMLFLIEFIRYIPNKFLGLTPNQWFSIGFVVFAFIFDLYNRKTPKTEVQEQ
- a CDS encoding adenosylhomocysteinase, producing the protein MNEGEKKLEWAFTHMKILQKIKDDFEKRKPFKGINIALSIHLEAKTANLAKVLKIGGANIYVSGSNPLTTQDDVADALRNFGIPVFARRGEQESEHLENINKTLDVKPHIVIDDGGDLVHLLHYERKELLKNVIGACEETTTGVIRNKALENAKLLKFPVIAVNNGKCKHLFDNRYGTGQSTWDAIMRTTNLNIAGKNVVVVGYGWVGKGVAMRARGLGARVIVTEVDPIKAIEAYMDGFDVMEMKNAAKVGDIFVTTTGNTNVIDSRHFELLKDGAILTNAGHFNVEIAMDELEKEKVSKREVRQNIMEYTLKNGRHIYVLGEGRLVNLACADGHPIEIMDLSFALQALSAEYLLTHQLENKVYDVPEEIDIKVANIFLEANGIKIDKLTKKQIDYLTKPH
- a CDS encoding ATP-binding protein, producing the protein MSRDSENYLGYITSGSFGEGLTFKLSTYVNPENVRIGDFVVVEGKNMDYLCVVDDIRLKATTDEVFFDPPVDENIDNGIEKLASSSFVYNEISIFPYLSLPKDPYLYGTTVKTMPTHFSKVRSAHSTDFQRIIPQKSAFYIGTPLTSKEQLYIDLEKLSMRNSGLFGITGSGKSFFARIIFAGLIKNKISTLLIFDMHNEHGRSIRSENGTSIDSLASLFLGSVKIFDVSTSNKDANNYIEISYEDVEPEDVLLVSDILKFSPKSDETLEIVSRKRKDWLKFLLDEYPNVSDKKSVADELSVNLESLDALSRHIQRLKNLKFLKDVKSNDSIRGIIENLKNGISVVVQFSGDYKDDRLTYYFVSNIITRRIFNEFSELTEDMRKNRVVIAIEEAHKFLSKQYQSNNIFGRIAREMRKFNVTLFIIDQRPSEIDPEVLSQIGTRLVMELKDENDINAVFQGASHAKRLIKILSTLEQKQALVFGYAVPLPLPINVRSYDEEFIKEMKEEKHKRNAKDDIY